From the genome of Vicia villosa cultivar HV-30 ecotype Madison, WI linkage group LG2, Vvil1.0, whole genome shotgun sequence, one region includes:
- the LOC131653756 gene encoding uncharacterized protein LOC131653756 encodes MENIQHRNVEVKGLNLHVAEIGTGEKTVVFIHGFPEIWYTWRHQMVAVANAGYRAIAYDCRGYGLSDHPKEPEKATLMDLVHEVKDLLDSLEISKAFIIGQDSGAIVAYLVAVVYPEKVASVITLGIPFINPGASAVKNDLLPKGFYITRWQEPGRAEADFGRFDVKSVIRNIYILFSKSEVPVASDDQEIMDLFNPSTPLPPWFSEEDLNVYASLYEKSGFRFALQVPYRSLTVESGLIDPKVNVSALLVMGEEDYCFKFPGMEDYIRSGAVKHFVPELEIIYIPEGRHFLGEQFPEKVNKLIIEFLDKQSI; translated from the exons ATGGAAAACATTCAGCATAGGAATGTAGAAGTCAAGGGACTAAACCTTCATGTAGCTGAAATTGGAACTG GTGAAAAGACAGTGGTTTTCATACATGGATTTCCAGAAATATGGTATACATGGAGACACCAAATGGTTGCTGTTGCGAATGCTGGATACCGTGCGATTGCCTATGATTGTAGAGGCTATGGACTTTCTGATCATCCAAAAGAACCAGAAAAGGCAACTCTCATGGACCTTGTTCATGAAGTCAAGGATCTTTTAGATTCACTGGAAATCAGCAAG GCTTTCATAATTGGCCAGGACTCTGGTGCAATCGTAGCATATCTTGTAGCTGTTGTCTATCCGGAAAAAGTAGCTTCTGTCATAACTTTAGGCATTCCTTTCATCAACCCTGGTGCTTCTGCTGTCAAAAACGATCTTCTCCCAAAAGGCTTTTACATTACTAGGTGGCAG GAGCCTGGAAGGGCAGAAGCCGATTTTGGCCGATTTGACGTTAAGTCGGTTATAAGGAACATCTACATTCTGTTCTCTAAAAGTGAGGTGCCAGTAGCAAGTGATGACCAAGAAATCATGGACCTGTTTAATCCATCCACTCCTCTCCCACCATGGTTCTCTGAGGAAGACTTGAACGTTTACGCATCTTTATACGAAAAATCCGGCTTCAGATTTGCATTGCAGGTTCCATACAG ATCTCTGACAGTGGAAAGTGGCCTAATTGATCCTAAAGTCAATGTTTCTGCACTGCTTGTAATGGGTGAGGAAGATTACTGCTTCAAGTTTCCTGGCATGGAAGATTACATCCGAAGTGGGGCGGTGAAACATTTTGTGCCGGAGTTGGAAATCATATATATTCCAGAAGGAAGgcattttttaggtgaacaattCCCAGAGAAAGTGAACAAGCTCATCATAGAGTTTCTGGACAAACAAAGTATATGA
- the LOC131648121 gene encoding expansin-B3-like — protein MKHHHRVSSALVLLSLCFILVQGKSKQSSVHIDTHWHPGTATWYGGAEGDGSTGGACGYGNLVDVKPLRARVGAVGPVLYKKGEGCGECYKVKCLDHTICSKRAVTVIITDECPGCPSDRTHFDLSGAAFGHMALPGENGQLRNRGEIPVVYRRTTCVYTGKNIAFQVNEGSTPFWLSLLVEFEDGDGDIGSMLIQEAGSSEWLQMKHLWGANWCITAGPLKGPFSVKLTTSSGRSLTAKDVIPTNWSPKSTYTSRLNFSP, from the exons ATGAAGCACCACCACCGTGTCTCCTCCGCCTTGGTTCTTTTAAGCCTATGCTTCATCCTTGTGCAAGGAAAGTCTAAGCAAAGTAGTGTCCACATTGACACACATTGGCACCCGGGAACCGCTACCTGGTACGGAGGGGCTGAGGGAGACGGTAGCACAG GAGGTGCGTGTGGGTACGGTAATTTGGTGGACGTGAAGCCGTTAAGGGCAAGAGTAGGGGCAGTGGGGCCAGTGCTGTATAAGAAGGGAGAAGGGTGCGGAGAGTGTTATAAGGTCAAGTGTTTGGACCATACAATATGTTCAAAGCGGGCAGTGACGGTTATAATAACAGATGAGTGCCCTGGCTGCCCGTCTGATCGAACACACTTCGACCTCAGTGGGGCTGCTTTTGGTCACATGGCTCTTCCTGGTGAGAATGGTCAGCTCAGAAATAGAGGTGAAATTCCAGTGGTTTACAGAAG aacaACGTGCGTATACACTGGCAAAAATATTGCCTTCCAAGTGAATGAAGGCTCCACACCATTTTGGTTGTCACTTCTAGTGGAGTTTGAAGATGGAGATGGGGACATAGGCTCCATGCTTATACAAGAA GCTGGGTCTAGTGAGTGGCTGCAAATGAAACATCTATGGGGTGCAAATTGGTGCATTACTGCTGGACCTTTGAAAGGACCTTTTTCTGTTAAACTAACCACTTCCAGTGGGAGAAGCCTCACTGCTAAGGATGTTATTCCAACTAATTGGTCTCCCAAATCCACTTATACTTCTCGCTTAAATTTCTCTCCTTAA